In Deefgea piscis, the genomic window TAAACACCAATTGCTTGCTGCTCGGGTCGATTTTCATTTTATGATAATGCGCGATGATTTTTTCGCCCCACAAAAACGGGTCGCCCGAGTCGTGACGCACACCGTCAAACAGTTTGCAAAAATACAAATCAAAGTCACGTAAAAACGCATCGGTGCCGACAACGTCGGTGAGCGCAATGCCCAAATCGCCGCGATATTCTCGCACCCAATGCTCGAGCGCATTTTTTTGAAAATCACGCAATCGTGAACCAAAGCTTTGAAACGCTTGCAGGTATTCATGCGCCATTGTGCCAATTGGCGTAAGGCCAAAGCGTTTGGCGAGTAATACATTACTGGTGCCGCGCATTGCGCTGCTTTGGCTGGCGAGTGCTTGCACCACTTCGGCATGCCATTGCCGAGAAAACCGTCGCCGGGTGCCAAAATCAAAAAATACAAAAGGATTGGCCAGCGGCGCTTGCGCTGCAAATTGCTGCAAAGTATTGATTTTGGCCGCCAGATGGGCGCGGCCAGTTGCGAGTGCAGGCGCGAGCTCAAATTGGCGGAAATACACTTCATTGACAATCGACAGCACGTAGATCTCAAACAACATGCAATGCAGCATCGGCCCTTTTACGGTGATGCTCAATTGGCCTGGCTGTTGTGTTGATTCGCTGACGCAAATAAAGCGGCGCTGCAGCTGAAATAAACGCAAAAAATCGACAAAATCAGATTTGATAAAACGCAGTCCTGCCAAATACGCCAGCTCGTCTTCGCTAAAGCGCAGCGTACATAAATGATCAAGCTGAGCGTTAATTTCGGCTTGGCAAGCCGCGAGCGGCAGCGCGGTGCGATTGCGGCATTTAAACGCGTATTCAGACTGCGTTTGCGGTTGGCTATGCAAGATTTCTTGCATCATGGTGAATTTATATAAATCGGTGTCGAGTAAAGACTCAATCACAGGCACTAAAGTTGTCATGCAAAGATCGCTTTTAAGTTGGATCAATGATCGAGCGCCAGCGCCAAATGGCTGGCGGTTTGCATGCCACGGGCGCGCATCTCGGTGATAAAAGCTTGCCCTTGTTCGGCAAAACCCGCGACTGGGCTAGTGCAATCGGTGAGTAATAATAATTTATGCAGCTGCGCTTCGCCCAAGGCGCTGGCTAAATCGCGCACCGTGCTGGCCACACAATGCGATAGCGCTTGGCCGGCAATCAAAATTAAATCGGCCTTGGCTAGCTCGGCCAACCACGCGGTATCGGCAGGATTAACCGCATCATTCACATCGGGCACTTCGGCTTGCAGCGCCGAATAATGCTCGCTACGTGGATTGCTGCCTTTATGAATAAAGTGTAGCGGTCTGAGCGTTTGCCGTTGCCATGCATAGAGCGCGGCGAGTAAGTCGCTTTGCACCGCTTGCCCCCAGCTACCAATCAGGCAATGCTCGGGCCAAATCATCAACTGATAGCGTTGATTGCGGCTGAGCGCTTTTACATACGCCAAACTGTGCGCTTGCTGCGCCGGATCGCGCGCGCGCCACACGCCGCGTTCAACATCACTTTGGCTAATCACCGTAAACGGCGCAGGTAATTGGCCTGCGGCATCACACCACCAGCTCGGATGGGCAATATCCACCGGCAAATGCGAATCAAGCGTGATATGAATTTGGCTGAGCGCTGCGCCTTGCTGAGCCAAAAGCGCGCCAATGCGCTGCAAATCAGCGCTGGCGCCAGCGACGGGCAGCGCTGCGCCGGCTTGATCGCAAAAGTCATTTTGCGGGTCGATGATGATCAGTTGCACATTGCGCTCAGGCATCGGCGTTCCTTAAACAGAGTCCCCAGCAGGGTGGGCAAAGCTTTAATCGGCTTGGCAGCATACCTTGAACTCACGCCAAGCGCAGTAAACTAGGCACACTGCGCGATCTGGATCAAGGTTGGGGCGGGAATGGGAATGGGAATGGGAATGGGAATGGGGAGTAGGGATTCGTGCAGCTTTAGCTTGGCTTACTGACGGCGGCGGATTGATTCGGTTATATTGGGGCGTTTTGTGCTGATTTGGCTGCGAGCACATATGAGTGATTCACTTTGGGATAGTTATGCGTTTTATTCACACCTCCGACTGGCATTTAGGCCAAACCTTGCATCATTTTGAGCGTCGATTTGAGCATCAATGCTTTTTGGATTGGTTGCTGGCGACCTTGGTGACTGAGCAAGCGCAAACTTTACTGATTTCGGGCGATATTTTTGATAACGCCAATCCGTCAGCGGCAGCGCAAAAGCAGTTTTATCAATTTTTGCAGCAAGCTAAATCGCGCGTTCCGGCGCTCAATATTGTCATTATCGCTGGCAATCATGATTCACCCGGACGACTTGAAATGCCTGCGCCGTTTTTAGCCGAGATGGACGCCAGCGTAATTGGCTTTGTGCCGCGCGATGCGGATGGGCAAATCGACGTCAGCCGTTTAGTGATACCACTGAAAGACGCGCAAGGCGTGGCCGCTTGGTGTTTGGCGATTCCATTTTTACGCCCGGGGGATGTGCCGCGCGTTGCCGATTTAGCCGACGGGCTTGATCCGTATACCGCCGGCATCACTGCGCTCTATCAACAGACTTTGGCGTATGCGCTCAGCCAGCGCCAAGCGGGCCAGCCGATTATTGCCTTGGGGCATTGCCATATGGTGGGCGGTGAGGTTTCGCAAGACTCAGAGCGGCCGATTGTCATTGGCGGCAGCGAAGCGCTATCGGCCAAAATGTTTGACGCCAATATCGCCTACGCCGCTTTGGGGCATTTGCATTTGGCGCAGTTGGTGGGGCAAGAAGCGCATATTCGCTATTGCGGTAGCCCGATTCCGCTGTCGTTTGCCGAAGTAGCTTATCCGCATCAAGTGCTGCGCTTTGATACCGAGGGCGAAGCGGTGGTGGATATCACGCCTTTATTGGTGCCGCGCGCGGTGAATTTATTGCGCATCCCCAAAAAAGCCGCGCCAATGGCTGAGGTGTTGGCGGCTTTAGCAGCGCTGGAATTACCGGCTGATTTAGCGCCAGAGCAATTTCCGTTTTTAGAGGTGCGCATTGCGCTGGAGCAGCCCGAGCCCGGTTTGCGCGCGCAAATTGAAGCGGCCATTGAAGGCAAACCGGTGCGACTGGCCAAAATTGAAACCCGCTTTGCCAACAAAAATAGCACGGCGCTTGAAGATGAAACCTTGCCAGAATTAGCGCAATTGCAACCCGATGCCATTTTTAATCGCCTCTATCGCAGCAAATATGCCGCTGATGCGCCGCCCGAATTGATGGCGGCGTTGGCCGAATTAATGCTCAATGCAGGGGCGGATGAATAATGAAAATATTAGCAATACGCGGTAAAAACCTCGCCTCTTTAGCCGGTGAATTTGACGTTGATTTTGAGCAAGAGCCACTTAAATCTGCCGGTTTATTTGCCATTAGCGGCCCCACTGGCGCTGGCAAAAGTACCTTGCTCGATGCGCTGTGTATGGCGCTTTTTGAGAGCACGCCGCGTTTACTCAAAGCCGGTAGCGGTAAAACGCTGCCCGATGGCACGGACTTAATCACCCATCAAGACGCTGCCAATTTGCTGCGCCGTGGCTGTGCTGATGGTTATGCCGAGGTAGATTTTGTTGGCAACGATGGCGCGAGTTATCGCGCCCGCTGGAGTGTGCGCCGAGCGCGCGGCAGTATTAAAGGCAGCTTGCAAGCCAGTACGATGACGCTGCTGCAATTGCCGCACATGCAGCCCATTGGCGGCAAAAAAAACGAAGTTAAAGCCGAGATCATCCAGCGCATTGGTTTGAACTTTGAGCAATTCACCCGCGCGGTGTTGCTGGCGCAAAATGAGTTTTCGAGTTTTTTAAAAGCCGATGATAACGAGCGCGGCGAGCTACTGGAAACGCTCACCGGCAGCACCATTTATAGCCAACTCTCGCAAGGCGCTTTTGCCCGCGCCAAAGCTGAGTTGCAAGCGCTGCAGCGGATTAACGATAGACTTGCCGACCAAAAACCATTGAGCGCTGAAGCGCGTAGTGAGCTCGATCAGGCGGCGACTACGGCTGCGCAAGCTTTAACCACACTGGATACCACGGCGCAGTCATTCAATAACGCGCTGCGCTGGTACACCGAGGCCGACAAACTCACCCTTGGTGTGAACGCCGCGCAAGTTGCGGTCGATGAACAAAACGCCGCTCACAGCGCAGCGGCCTCACGCCGCGAAACGCTGCAACAACTCGATTTGGTGCAAGCAGCCCGCCCTTTATTGCTTGATGTGGATCGCATTGCCGCGAGTTTGGCGCAAACTAGCGCGGCTATCGCTGCAGGGCAGCAGCAATTAAGTACGGCCAATCAGACCAGTGAAACGGCCAATGCCGCTTTGGCGCAAGCGCAAACCCAGCAACTGGCTGCCGAACAAGCGCAAATCGCAGCGGCACCGCAACTGGATGCCGCTAAAAAGCTCGACACTAGCATCGACATTCGTCAGTCGGCGCAAGCGGTGCTGCACAGTGCGGTGGCGCAAGCCAATCAAGCCGCGCAGCAAACATTGGCGCAGCACGAACAAAAACAAATAGCGCTTGATGATGGGTATAGCAAGCTAGCTAATGCTGAGCAATGGCTGCATGCGCATACCCAGTATCAAGATTTAGCCCAGAATTGGGCGGTGTATGCGGTGCAACTGCAACAAGCCGCAGCGGCGCGCACCGCTGCCCAAGGTGCAGCCAGCCAATGCGCTCTATTGACGCAAGCGCACAGCACGCAAACGGCGCAGCTCAGCGCAGCTAACGCGCAATTGGCAACGGCGCAAATTGCGCTGCAGCAGGCCGAGCAGCAGCGGCAAGCGGCCACTGCCCAGCAGGCACAAATCGACATTGGCAGCTTGCCAGCGCAAAAAGCGCAATGGACGCAGCGGCGCGATGATTTAGCCAGTGCCCAGCAGCTTATGCAGCGCATCAGCGAGTACACGGCGCAGCTAGGCAAATACGCGCAGCAGCAACAAACGCAGCAAGCGGCGCAGGTGCAAACCGAGCAAAACTGGGCTGCATTAACGCAGCAGCAACCGCTGATTGCTGCCAGCTTGGCGCAAGCCGAGCGCTCGCTCAAATTGGCCGAAGCGGCGTGTAACACCAACGTTGAGTCGCTACGCGATGCGCTGCAAGACCATGCGCCTTGTCCTGTCTGCGGCGCGCTTGATCATCCTTACGTTAGTGCTAATCCGCAGTTGCAAGCGATGCTGGTCAGCTTGCAAGCCGAAGTCGCTACGCAGCGGCAGCAGCAACAACAGCAATTGAGCTTACACAGCCAATTGAGCGCCGAGCTCGCCAGCATCCAGCGCGCTTTGGCCGAAATCCGCCCCGAAATCACTCGCCTTACCACCGCGCGCGATACGCTGCTTTTGCAATGGCAAGCGCACCCTTTGCGGGCCGAAATCAGCCCGATTACTGAGACTGAGCAGCCCGCATGGTTTGCCGAGCAACACACAGCATTGCAAACGCAAGCGAATGCCATGGCAGCGCAAGAAGCCGCATGGCAACACGCGCAGCAGGCCAAAGACGCCGCGCAAGCAGCGCTAGAGCAAGCCCGCCTAGTAGAGCAAAGCCAGAAAGATGCTGTGCAACAATGCCAAAGCGCGTTGCAGCAGATCACCACGCAACGGGCTGCCGCGCAAATCGCCGAGCAAGAGCATGCCGCGCGTTGCGCCGCCAGTTTGGCGCAATTGGCTCCGGCTTTACAGTTTGACGCCGATTGGCAAAGCCGTTGGCAGGCCGATCCGCTGGCCGAGCAAGCCTACTGGCAACAGCAAGCACAGCAGTGGTTGGCGCAATACACCGCGCACGCCAGCGGCTTGCAAAGCACGGCCTTATTGGCGCAAACGGTGGCTGGACTGCTCGCCACCGCGCAACAAGCTAGCGCCGAGCAGCAGCGCTTGCAAGCGCAACTCAATGCCGAGCAAGCGGCGTTAAGCGCGTTGCAGGCTGAAAGACAGGCGCTGTTTGCCGGGCACAGCGTAGCGAGCGTTGAGGCGCAATTGGCGCAAGCCTTGCTCAGCGCCAAAGAGCAGCAAAGCCAAGCCCAGCTCGCTGCACAATCGGCTGCGCAGCAAGTCGTTCGTGAGCAAACCGCGTTAGCGCAAGCTCAAGCGCAACTGAGCCAATGGCAGCAGCAAGCGCATAGCGCACAGCAGCAACTCGATCAATGGCTAGCCGAGCAGGGGATTGAGCTGGCTGTGCTGCGGCAACGTTTGGCATTGGATGCCGCAGGCTTGGCCAGCGAGCGCGCTGCGCTATTGGCGCTCGATACAGCGCTATTACACGCGCAAACCGTATTGCAAGAGCGCCGTCTGCAACAGCAGCAACACCAAGCGCAACCGCCCGAGTTCGTCAATGTTGAGGACGCCGCAGCGCTGGCGCAATTGCAAGCGCAGGCCGCAACCATCAGCAGCGAGCAAGCCGCCGCGCAGAGCACAGCCGCGAGCTTACAATTACAGCTCGCCCAAGACGACGCCCGCCGCAGCGCCGCCGCCGATCTGCTGCTAGAAATCTCCGCGCAAGAAACCATCCAACGCCGCTGGGCGCAACTCGGTGATTTAATTGGTTCCAGCGATGGAAAAAAATTCCGTAATTACGCCCAGCAATACACGCTCGACGTGCTGCTCGGCTATAGCAATCGGCATTTGCAGCAACTCTCACGCCGCTACCGCTTGCAAAGGATTAACGACACGCTGGCGCTAATGGTGATCGATCAAGACATGGGCTTTGAGGCGCGCTCGGTGCATTCGCTCTCGGGCGGAGAATCATTCTTGGTCTCGCTGGCGCTGGCGCTAGGCTTAGCATCGCTGTCATCACAGCGCGTGCGCGTTGAGTCGCTCTTTATCGACGAAGGCTTTGGCAGCCTCGACGCCGACACGCTCAGTATCGCCATGGACGCCCTTGACGGCCTGCAAGCGCTAGGCCGAAAAGTCGGCGTGATCTCGCACGTGCAAGAAATGACCGAACGCATCGCCAGCAAAATCAGCGTACAAAAAACCGCCGGCGGGCGAAGCGTGATTAGCGTGATGGAAGGGCGTTGATGCTGGGGTATTGATTGATAGGCATTGATTATAATGCCCTGTAATTAAATACCCTAAGCGTAGGGCGGGCAGCCTTCTTGCGTAACCCGCCAATCTAGTATCTACAGTACTGATGGCGTGCAGCAATCTGCGGCGATAGGGGACTTGCGGGGAGTGCAGCAAGAATATGACAATGCTTTGTTTTTGTGAAAGGTTTGTAAGGACGTGGTGTAATATGCCGATGTGATTTTTTCTGGGCTGTACTGCTGCTTGGGCATGGTTTGCTGATGATTTGATTTTAGTTTTTTTGCACAAGAAGGGCTATCGGTTCAATTTTTGACTCTTGGAAATAAATAATGAAAAAAACAAACGGGATATTTTCTTGCGCCTTATTGGCTCTGTTGTCTGCTTGTGGTGGTGGCGGTGGTGATAGCGTGGCGATAACTACACCGACACCTACGGCGACGCCATTGGCGATCGCAACACCACAGCCTACTGTGGCACCCGTACTTGGTTCTTCGGCAGGCTTATGGACTGGTAAAACGAATGCCAATCGAACGGTGACAACGCTCGTACTCAGCGATGGTACTTTTTATAATATTTATTCGGCGGCAGGTAGCCCCGATTCGATTGCTGGTGTAGTGCAAGGTGGTAGTACTTCAAAAAATGGGGTATTCCAATCTAGCAATGCCAAAGATTTTAATCTTGAGGGGTCAGGGGTTCTGGCGGTGACGGTTTCTGCCAATTATGTGGATAAGAAAAACTTAAATGGTTCGATTAGCTATACCGATCCTCGTTATATGGGTTCTAGCTTCGTGAGTCAGTACGATGCTGATTTTGAGAATAAGCCAGTGTTGAGCCAAATTGTAAGCGGTTTCTCAGGCTGGGTTGCGACGTCTGCAGGTACTGAGAATGCCACGATGAATATTTCAGCTTCGGGTGTGATTAGTGGCCGCGGTACATCGGGTTGCACAATCACTGGAACGGTCATACCACGTCTTGATAGCAATGCTTATGACACGGCAATTAAATTTGGTAGCAGCCCTTGTGCATTTGCGAATCAAACATTCAAAGGGGTGAGCTATTTCAATGCAAAAAATAATCGCCTGTATGCGCTGACTCTGAACACTGCACGTGATGATGGCCTTATTTTTGTCGGTAATAAGTTTTAATTCTGACTTGCTGTGAGCTACTTGCAGCCCAGTACGGTATGGCGCGTGATCGCTAAAAATATTACGCACCATACCGCAGTCATGTAATCAACCATCGCACACCACGCTGAATCCCTAAGCCGATTGGCGTATTGCCACTTCGCGTCGAATACCCTCTACTGGGGTATTTAATTGCAAGGCTTTATTTGCAATGTGTATCGGTTAATACAGCATCAAAAAAATACTGACTAGCATGTGCAAACCTTTTGCACATGCTGCGATTGGGTATGTATTAAATTGCAGGGTCGTCTGCGAGGAGATCAATCACAATACATCCACGCTTTTGACCAATGGCACACGAGTTGAAACGGCGTTGAGGGCGATGAGGTGGATCATCTCGCTGACGGTGGTGCAGCAATCGGCCAGAATCGAGACGGTGTATTTTTCTGCTGCTTTCGAGATCGCGGTATGTGTCACGCAATTTTGCGTCATCATGCCGCAGACGAGTAGTTCGGTGACGCCAAGCTTCTGCAAAGTGGCTTCTAGATCGGTGTGGTGAAAACTATCGGCGTAGGCTTTGATGACCACTGGTGCATCTGGGGCTGCTGCGAGAATGCTTGGATGTATCTCTGCGCCAACACTGCCTTTGTTGAAGAAGGGGGCAATACCCAAGCTTGGGTCGGCAATGTGCTGAATATGAATGATGTGTGTGCCAACTGCTGTTGCCTTGGCGATGGCTTGCTCAATATTGAGCAAGGTTGCGTCGGTATTCCATAGCGGGAATGCGCCGCCAGGAAAGTAATCGTTTTGTAAATCAATCACTAATAATGCACGTTGTGTTGGCTGGGTCATCATGGGGCTCCGATCAAAGTGATAGAGCATTCATTATCGGTCGAGTGATCTCGTAAATACAGTGGCCTAATTGACAAAATACGCTAAGATTGGGCCAATACCTTGTCATGAATTGCTGCTATGCCCAACACTTCACGTCCCATCGTCGCCATCGTCGCGTTTGATCAAATTAGCCCGTTTCATTTGTCGGTACCTTGCGTGGTGTTTGGCGAAAATCATCCCGGCGCACCGCGTTTTGACTTGCGGGTTTGCGCCTTTGAAAAACTGCCCTTGCGCACCTCGGCGGGTTTTACCGTGGGTGATATGCACGATTTATCGGTTCTGGATCTCGCCGAGATGATTATTATCCCTAGTTGGCGTAATCCGGCAGAAAAACCACCGCAGGTTTTACTCGATGCGCTAAAAACGGCGGCAGATCGTGGTGCGCATTTGGTGGGTTTATGTTTGGGGGCTTATGTGTTGGCTGAGGCAGGGCTGCTTGACGGTCGACAAGCGACGACGCATTGGGCGTTTGCCGAAGACTTTGCCCAGCGCTTTCCTTCTGTAAAGCTCGATGCCGATGTGTTGTATCTCGATGATGGAAAAATCCATACTTCGGCGGGTACGGCCGCGGGACTTGATTGTTGTTTGCACTTGCTGCGTAGCCAATACGGCGTCAGTGCTGCGAACGCCGTTGCTCGTCGGCTGGTGGTGCCGCCGCACCGACAAGGCGGGCAAAGTCAGTACATCCAGCAACCGCTGCCTAGCACAGCGCGTGATTCGCGGCTGGCCGAGTTGATTACATGGGTTCGGCAGAATTTGGCACTTCCGCATACGCTCGATAGCCTCGCCGACAAAGCGCTGATGAGCCGCCGTACTTTCACTCGGCATTTTCGCCTATTGTGTGGGCTTACTGTGGGTAAGTGGCTGATTAATGAGCGGCTGGCGATGACGCAAGATTTATTGGAAAGCAGTGAATTAAATATCGAGCAAATCAGCGCACAAGTCGGCTTTGGTTCACCGGTATCAATGCGTCATCATTTCAAGCAAAATTTTGGTGTGTCGCCACAAGCATGGCGGCAAACATTCCGAGGTGATATAGCCCAAGAAGGCGAGTGATTTCACAATACCGCCGCGCGCAATGGCGGCGGTTTGCTTGCTCACTGCCGCGCTTAGGGGGTAATCGCTGAATGCTTGTGCTGCATGCCGATGCCTCGCTCGAAGCGGTACGGTCTTGATCGTTTTGTTTAGTCATCAGCCCGCGCTGTGGTGGCTTGGACTTGGGTATCATGGTTGGGAGCGACGCGGTGAGGTTTGGCTTGCTGCGTTGGTGGGTGATTTGGAGAAGATGATGGAAAAATTTGCTGAGATTCAAGCCCGCGCGATGGCGCGCAAAGGTGGGGCGCAGGCTTTGCAGGATTTGTTGCCCAAGGTGGCGAGCGAGGCGCAGTTTTTGGCGCTGCCAGATGATCGGGTGTTGGCGATGATGTGCCGCACGATTAACCAAGCGGGTTTTAATTGGGCGGTGATCAATAACAAATGGCCGCAGTTTGAGGCGGCTTTTTTTGGTTTTGATGTCGATCGTTTGGCGATGCTGTCTGCCGAGCAATGGGAGGCGTATTGCAATGATCCTCGCGTGGTGCGGCATTGGCCGCGGATTAAGGCCTTGATGGAAAATGTCAGCTTTGTGCGGGCGTATAGCCATGAATACGGCAGTTTTGCGCGGTTTTTAAATACTTTTCCAGCGTCGAGGCAGATCGACTTGATGGCGGTGTTAAAAAAACGCGGCAGCCGCTTGGGGGGTAATACCGGGCAATGGTTTTTGCGCTATGTCGGCAAAGATGGTTTTGTATTAAGCCAAGATGTGGTGCTGGCGTTACAACAGGCGGGTTTGGATATTCCGGCTCAGCCGAGCTCAAAGCGCGATTTAGAGCGGATTCAGCTGGCGTTTAATACTTGGGCGGATGAGACCGGTTTGAGTTACACCCATCTGGGCAAAATTGCGGCTTATTCGGTGGGTAATAATTACGCGCCGCAGCAGATCGATCACAGCGTGAGTAAGTTTAATGCGATGATCGATTGAGTGGCGACAGTGGCTTGGCCGCTTGCCGCGTTGAGGCTGTTGATTGAAGGAAACGACGAATGAAAAAATACCAACGCTTAGGTGCATGCCTATTGCTGGCGAGCTTAGTGGCCTGCTCTTTTGGGCAGCAAGATCGTTGTCTTGCTCAAGGTGGCACTGCGGCGGGCAAGCAATGCCAATATGCTGGCGCGCCTGTTGTAAGTAGCACCGTCAATAGCACATCGCAAGCGAGTGCCGTGCAAGCGCGTTCGGTGCTAAAGGTTGTGGGCGCGGATCGGGATGCACACGGCTGTATTGCTTCGGCAGGGTATCAATGGTCGGCGATGTTGGGTGAATGTATTCGCCTGTTTGAGCGCGGGATTCGCTTTGAGCGTTATGACGCCAAGTCGAGCGAGCCGCAGTCTATTTTTGTGGTGTTGTCCCCTGATCGGCAGCAAGCCGAAATCTTTTTTGCCACAAGTGATAAGCCGGCAATCCTGAACGCCCAAAAGGTGCTTGAGGGCGATATCATGCCGACCTTGTATGAAAACAAGACTGAAGGGCTGAGTATTTTGCGCGCCAAAGATCAGTTTTATATTCGTTACCAAGGCCAGCTCATTTATACCGCCAATAGTTTAAATCCTGCTCGCTAGTGCTAATTGCTTGGCGTTATTGGGTTTGGTTTGCTTAGCGGAGTTGCTGCGGTTTGTCAGTAGTTTGGCTTGTTTCTTACATTTAATTAATGATTTGTTTACTCCTTGTTAGTGATTGGCTTTCTGCAGATAAAAAATAGTAAATTGTTGTGGTTTATTTCAAATAAAAGACGTTTTTACCGCTAGACTGTCGACCCCCTTCGAATTTAAGGCGGCTGTATGCTGCGCTTGAGGGGGTGTCACTTTGAGAGAGGAATGGAATGAATCATTTGCTGCGCTATATAAAGCATGGAAGTTTAGTGGGCCAGATTATGCTGGGTCTGGCGGCAGGTATTTTATTGACCTTGATTGCGCCCGACGCGGCAAAATCGGTGGGTTTGCTAGGTAATTTATTTATCAGTGCGCTAAAAGCAGTAGCACCGATTTTGGTGTTTGTGTTGGTGGCGGCATCGATTGCTAATCATAAACAAGGCCAGCCTACGCATATTCGACCGATTTTAGTACTGTATTTATTGGGTACGTTTTCGGCGGCTTTGGTTGCGGTGATGATGAGTTTTGCTTTTCCAACTGCGCTTACCTTGGTGGCGAAAACCGGCGAATTAGCCCCGCCCGGTGGCATTGGTGAAGTCATCAAAAGCTTGATGTTTAATGTGGTAGACAATCCAATTAATGCCTTATTAAAAGCTAATTTTATTGGTATTTTGGCGTGGGCGATTGCGCTGGGGATTGCGTTAAGACATGCTTCTGAAAGCACTAAATTGGTGGTGCACGATTTAAGCTATGGCATTACGTTTATTGTGCGTTTGATTATTCGCTTTGCGCCCTTGGGTATTTTTGGTTTAGTTGCCGCCACGTTGGCCGAAACCGGTTTGAGTACGCTTTGGAGCTATGCGCAATTGTTGGCGGTGCTATTGGGCAGTATGTTGCTGGTGGCTTTGGTGCTCAATCCTTTGATTGTGTTTTGGAAAATCCGCAAAAACCCATTCCCTTTGGTGTTTACTTGCTTACGCGAAAGCGGGATTACGGCGTTTTTTACCCGTAGTTCAGCTGCGAATATTCCAGTGAATATGGCCTTGTGTGAAAAGCT contains:
- the sstT gene encoding serine/threonine transporter SstT encodes the protein MNHLLRYIKHGSLVGQIMLGLAAGILLTLIAPDAAKSVGLLGNLFISALKAVAPILVFVLVAASIANHKQGQPTHIRPILVLYLLGTFSAALVAVMMSFAFPTALTLVAKTGELAPPGGIGEVIKSLMFNVVDNPINALLKANFIGILAWAIALGIALRHASESTKLVVHDLSYGITFIVRLIIRFAPLGIFGLVAATLAETGLSTLWSYAQLLAVLLGSMLLVALVLNPLIVFWKIRKNPFPLVFTCLRESGITAFFTRSSAANIPVNMALCEKLGLHEDTYSVSIPLGATINMAGAAITITVLTLAAVNTLGIVVDVPTALLLSVVAAICACGASGVAGGSLLLIPLACSLFGISNDVAMQVVAVGFIIGVLQDSAETALNSSTDVLFTAAACQAEENNK